GTAAATGTTCGAAAAGGAAATCATTATACAAATCAGAATTATGATTTTACTGAAAAAGGTTGGAACGTTTCTGCTGTTTCTTTCCATAAATTAATGCAGGTATTGTATAAAAAGGATGCTATGAATGAATGGGGAAGTATTATTGCACTCTCTTATATGGCTGCTCAGCGAGTTTTTCCAGATTATAACGATATGGCTGATAATAAAGCATTTTTGGAATCCATTGCACGTAGTTTTGGCTATTTCTTTGGTAGAGACAAAAAAGTTAGAGTGAATACTATTTCGCAATCTCCAACTCCAACCAGAGCGGGTCAAGGTGTAAAAGGATTTGGCGGATTTATAGCTTTTGCAGATAAAATGTCACCATTAGGAAATGCTACAGCTGCTGAATGTGCAGATTATATTGTTGTTATGTTCTCCGATTTAACTAGAAAAGTAACACTTCAAAATTTATTACATGATGGAGGATTTTCTAATATGGGAGTTAGTCAGGAAGTGATGGAGATGTTTGAATAAGAATAAAAGACTGGTTTTGTGTGAAAACCATCTGTATTTGTTAAAAGGTTTTTGCTTAGAAAGAGTACCTTTGCAAAAAAAATAAAAAGAATAAAAAATAATAACTCAATACTATTATGTTGTTTTCATTGATCATTCCTGTTTATAATCGTCCTGATGAAGTTGATGAATTATTAGAAAGTTTAGCAAAATCAACTTATGAACAAATATTTGAAATTGTACTTATAGAAGATGGATCCACAATTCGATGTCAGGATGTTGCTCAAAAATATGGTGATAGATTGGATATTTCTTACTACTATAAAGAGAATTCTGGTCCTGGCGATTCTAGAAATTACGGGATGAGTAAAGCCAGAGGAGACTATTTTATCATTTTTGACTCCGATTGTATTATTCCAAGTAATTATTTGAGTGAAGTGGAAAAAGCTTTGCAGGAAGATTATGTAGATTGCTTTGGAGGTCCAGATAAAGCGTTAGATAGTTTCTCAGATATCCAAAAGGCTATTAATTTTACAATGACTTCTTTTTTAACTACAGGAGGAATCAGAGGAGGTTCTGAAAAAATTGGAAAATTTCAGCCTAGAAGTTTTAATATGGGCTTATCTAATAAAGCATTTAGAGCATCTGGAGGTTTTGGTAATATTCATCCAGGTGAAGATCCTGATTTATCCATTCGTTTATGGGAAATGGGATATGAAACGAAACTTTTAACCAATGCATACGTGTATCACAAGAGAAGAATTGATTGGGATAAATTTACAATACAAGTTAGTAAATTTGGTAAAGCCAGACCAATCCTCAATAGTTGGTATCCTCAGTACAATAAATTAACTTTTTTCTTCCCAACGTTTTTTATAATAGGATTTTTTGTATCTTTAGTATTATTAATTTTTAATCAAGATATTCTTCTTAAAATTTATTTTTGTTATTTTTTGGCATTGTTTTTGTTATCTTCTATACAGAATAAGAGTATTAAAATTGGTTATTTGTCATTAATTGCTGTTTGGAAACAGTTTTATGGTTATGGGATAGGATTTTTAAAATCGTATATTAAAGTAATTATATTGAAGCAAGACCCACAAAAAGCTTTCCCCGAATTGTTTTTTAAAATTTAAAATGGTGAAAATAATTGGTTTAACTGGAGGAATTGGGAGTGGTAAAACTACTGTTGCCAACGAATTTGCCTCAAAGGGAATACCAGTTTACATAACGGATCTAGAAGCAAAGAATTTAATGCAATCAGATACTGTGTTGAATCAGATTCGAAAAGAGTTTGGAGATACTGTATTTGAAAATGGTATACTGATCAGAGATAGATTATCAGAAATTGTTTTTAATAACTCCAATAGTTTAGCTAAACTTAATAATATAGTACACCCTGCAGTAAAGAAGCACTTCAAGCAATGGCTTTTGGAGCATAAAAATGAGCCATTTATTATTTATGAAAGTGCAATTTTATTTGAAAGTGGTAGTTATAAAGAGTGTAATTTTATTATAAACGTAGTAGCTCCTCTTGAAATTAGAATTAAAAGAGTTATTAAAAGAGATAAAACTACGCGTGAAAAAGTTTTAGAAAGAATAAAAAATCAATGGAATGATGAGGAAAAATCAGCAAAAAGTGATTTTATTATTGAAAATATTAGTAAGGAGGCAATAATGTTAGGAATTGTTAAAATTCTTAATTTTTTAAGAATTAAACAAATGAACTCTTAAATGTTAATCTTTGGTTAATGCATTATTTACTATATTGTTAAAATATTAATTTTGCTTGAATGAACAAACTATTTTTTAGATTACTTGTAATGTTAATGAGCTTATCTTTGATTGGGATAATTCTTGTACAAGTGTATTGGTTTAATACTTCATTTAGGAATAATGATGAACAATTTAAATTTCATGTTAAACAAGTAATAGGTAATGTTGCTCAAAAATTGGAACAACATGAGCTTTATAGTTTTTACAATAAAATTAACAAAAAAATAGACAGTACTGGAATAGCGCCTAAGGAGGAGGATTTAATGGAATTTTATTATGTCCAAAAAAATCCAAAAACAAATCAAACTATTGTTTATTCTAATAATATTAAATCAAAGAAATATAATATTTCTTTACCATCATTTGATAAAAAGTTTGACAACAATAAGTTTAAAAGCTTTAGTTCTAGTAGGCTAACAGAGGTTTATAATAATAGTTCTATAGATAATTCAACGGTTAATCAAAGTTTAGTACCGGATGTTAAAATTGAAAAAGTTGGAAATTTAGGTATTTTAGATAAGTTTATTTTTGAGATTTCAAATAAAGATATTTTGTCTGCTATGCCTCTTGAACAAAGAGTTTCTAATGAAGCACTAAATAAATTAATTAAGAAGGAATTAGAAGAGTATGGTGTTAAAACCAAATTTGAGTTTGGAATTTTAAGTAATGGAATAGTAACAAAAATAAAATCGGATAATTTTGTTTACGATAAAGATGTAACTTATTCTATTCCTGTTTTCACAGATAATGAAGGGAATGAAAAATATAAATTATTAGTTGCTTTTCCGCATAAAAAGAAGTTTTTATTATCACAATTGGTTAGTATTACAATATTGTCTATAATTTTTACTTTAATCATTATAATTGCTTACACATCAGCTTTAAATCAATTAATACGTCAAAGACAAATTTCTGAGATCAAAAATGATTTTATTAATAATATGACGCATGAATTTAAAACACCAATTGCAACGATAAATTTAGCTTTGGATGCTATTCGAAATCCTAAAATTATTGATGATAAAGAAAAAGTGTTTAAGTATCTCGAAATGATTAGGGACGAAAATAAACGAATGCATGCTCAGGTTGAAAATGTATTAAGAATTTCAAAGTTAGAGAAGAAAGAACTCAATATTATAAAAGAGTCTAGTGACATCGAAGAAGTTATTAATGATGCTATTGAACATGTGAATTTGATTCTTGAAGATAGAGAAGGTAGCGTCTCAACCCATTTTGGAGCTGGTAGAAAAATAGTTTTACTGAATGATGTTCACTTTACAAATGTGATAGTTAATATTTTAGAAAATGCAATAAAATATACTCCAGATATTCCTAAGATTGATATTTATACAGAGAATATTAAGGACATGGTTCTTATTAAAATAAAAGACAATGGAGTTGGTATGAGTAAAATTGCTCAAAAAAGAATTTTTGAAAAATTTTACAGAGAACATACGGGAGATATACATAATGTAAAAGGCCATGGTTTAGGTTTAGCTTATGTAAAAAGAATTGTAGATGATCATAATGGTCAAATATATGTAGAAAGTGAAAAGGGAAAGGGAAGTACCTTCATTATAAAATTACCTTTAATAAATTAGAGTATGGAAAATACAAATAAAAAAATACTATTAGTAGAAGATGACCTTAATTTTGGTGCAGTTCTAAAAGACTATTTAATGCTAAATGATTTTGAAGTTATTTTGGCGAAAAATGGTATGGAAGGATTTGAGAAATTCAAAAAAGACACATATGATTTATGTATCTTGGATGTAATGATGCCATACAAAGACGGTTATACTTTGGCAAAAGAAATTAGAGAAAAAAATAATGATGTGCCTATTATTTTCCTTACAGCAAAATCTATGAAAGAGGATGTTTTAAAAGGATATAAAGCTGGTGCCGATGATTATTTAAACAAACCTTTTGATTCTGAAGTTTTATTGATGAAAATTAAAGCCATCATTCAAAGAAAAGCATCTGATGTGAAAACAGAAGTTGTTCAATTTGAATTTAATGTGGGTAAATTTCATTTAAATTCGAAACTTCGTTTCTTAACATTCAATAATGAAGAGCCTATTAAGTTATCTCCAAAAGAGAACGAATTACTTAAAATGTTAATTCTGCATGAAAATGATTTGATGCCAAGAGAGTTAGCTTTAACAAAAATCTGGAGAGATGATAATTATTTTACCTCTAGAAGTATGGATGTTTATATTGCTAAACTAAGAAAGTATTTGAAGCAAGATGAGGATGTTGAAATTTTAAACATCCACGGTGAGGGATTTAGATTAGTTGTGAAAGCAAAATAATCAATTGATTTTATAAAAATAAAAAAGCTTCGAAATTAATCGAAGCTTTTTTTATTTCCAGTTGACTTGTAATGCAAAACAAGTTTTATCTTCCTTGGTGAT
The Flavobacterium sp. 5 DNA segment above includes these coding regions:
- a CDS encoding response regulator transcription factor, which codes for MENTNKKILLVEDDLNFGAVLKDYLMLNDFEVILAKNGMEGFEKFKKDTYDLCILDVMMPYKDGYTLAKEIREKNNDVPIIFLTAKSMKEDVLKGYKAGADDYLNKPFDSEVLLMKIKAIIQRKASDVKTEVVQFEFNVGKFHLNSKLRFLTFNNEEPIKLSPKENELLKMLILHENDLMPRELALTKIWRDDNYFTSRSMDVYIAKLRKYLKQDEDVEILNIHGEGFRLVVKAK
- a CDS encoding sensor histidine kinase KdpD encodes the protein MNKLFFRLLVMLMSLSLIGIILVQVYWFNTSFRNNDEQFKFHVKQVIGNVAQKLEQHELYSFYNKINKKIDSTGIAPKEEDLMEFYYVQKNPKTNQTIVYSNNIKSKKYNISLPSFDKKFDNNKFKSFSSSRLTEVYNNSSIDNSTVNQSLVPDVKIEKVGNLGILDKFIFEISNKDILSAMPLEQRVSNEALNKLIKKELEEYGVKTKFEFGILSNGIVTKIKSDNFVYDKDVTYSIPVFTDNEGNEKYKLLVAFPHKKKFLLSQLVSITILSIIFTLIIIIAYTSALNQLIRQRQISEIKNDFINNMTHEFKTPIATINLALDAIRNPKIIDDKEKVFKYLEMIRDENKRMHAQVENVLRISKLEKKELNIIKESSDIEEVINDAIEHVNLILEDREGSVSTHFGAGRKIVLLNDVHFTNVIVNILENAIKYTPDIPKIDIYTENIKDMVLIKIKDNGVGMSKIAQKRIFEKFYREHTGDIHNVKGHGLGLAYVKRIVDDHNGQIYVESEKGKGSTFIIKLPLIN
- the coaE gene encoding dephospho-CoA kinase (Dephospho-CoA kinase (CoaE) performs the final step in coenzyme A biosynthesis.) produces the protein MVKIIGLTGGIGSGKTTVANEFASKGIPVYITDLEAKNLMQSDTVLNQIRKEFGDTVFENGILIRDRLSEIVFNNSNSLAKLNNIVHPAVKKHFKQWLLEHKNEPFIIYESAILFESGSYKECNFIINVVAPLEIRIKRVIKRDKTTREKVLERIKNQWNDEEKSAKSDFIIENISKEAIMLGIVKILNFLRIKQMNS
- a CDS encoding glycosyltransferase family 2 protein, encoding MLFSLIIPVYNRPDEVDELLESLAKSTYEQIFEIVLIEDGSTIRCQDVAQKYGDRLDISYYYKENSGPGDSRNYGMSKARGDYFIIFDSDCIIPSNYLSEVEKALQEDYVDCFGGPDKALDSFSDIQKAINFTMTSFLTTGGIRGGSEKIGKFQPRSFNMGLSNKAFRASGGFGNIHPGEDPDLSIRLWEMGYETKLLTNAYVYHKRRIDWDKFTIQVSKFGKARPILNSWYPQYNKLTFFFPTFFIIGFFVSLVLLIFNQDILLKIYFCYFLALFLLSSIQNKSIKIGYLSLIAVWKQFYGYGIGFLKSYIKVIILKQDPQKAFPELFFKI
- a CDS encoding enoyl-ACP reductase yields the protein MYNLLKGKRGIIFGALDENSIAWKTAERIHEEGGIFVLTNAPAAMRLGSIDVLAKKTGSQIIPADATMVTDLETLVDQAVEILGGKIDFVLHSIGMSVNVRKGNHYTNQNYDFTEKGWNVSAVSFHKLMQVLYKKDAMNEWGSIIALSYMAAQRVFPDYNDMADNKAFLESIARSFGYFFGRDKKVRVNTISQSPTPTRAGQGVKGFGGFIAFADKMSPLGNATAAECADYIVVMFSDLTRKVTLQNLLHDGGFSNMGVSQEVMEMFE